In a single window of the Streptomyces cinnabarinus genome:
- a CDS encoding HNH endonuclease, whose translation MPHVLVLNASYEPLGVVPLRRALVLVLENKAVCLEESGAFMHSATVTVPAPSVVRLKRFVRVPYRGPVPLTRRALFARDGGRCMYCGGVATSVDHVIPRSRGGKHVWDNVVASCRRCNHVKADRHLFEIGWRLRHKPAPPSGLAWRIIGTGHRDPRWLPYLQPYGADDALARIDGISA comes from the coding sequence GTGCCGCATGTCCTGGTCCTCAACGCGTCGTACGAGCCACTCGGCGTCGTACCGCTTCGCCGCGCGCTCGTCCTCGTCCTCGAAAACAAGGCCGTATGCCTTGAGGAGTCCGGCGCCTTCATGCACAGCGCAACCGTCACAGTCCCCGCACCAAGCGTGGTCCGGCTCAAGCGATTCGTCCGGGTTCCCTATCGGGGGCCCGTTCCTCTTACCCGGCGGGCGCTGTTCGCGCGGGACGGGGGCCGGTGCATGTACTGCGGTGGCGTCGCAACCAGCGTCGACCACGTCATCCCGCGCAGCCGCGGGGGCAAGCACGTCTGGGACAACGTGGTGGCGTCCTGCCGCCGCTGCAACCACGTGAAGGCCGACCGTCATCTGTTCGAGATCGGCTGGCGGCTGCGGCACAAACCGGCTCCGCCGTCCGGTCTGGCCTGGCGAATCATTGGGACCGGGCATAGGGATCCGCGCTGGTTGCCGTATTTGCAACCGTATGGCGCGGATGATGCTTTGGCCCGGATCGATGGCATTTCTGCCTGA
- a CDS encoding ABC transporter ATP-binding protein: protein MTTIQVAGLRVRHRRTVALDSLDLDFGPGVHGLLGPNGAGKTSLIRVLATVAAPTGGRVEMLGADLGDPGRRAAVRRRLGYLPQEFGYYPGFTVREFVAYMAWLKEMPAADAPAAVERAVARVGLADRIDTRIRTLSGGMIRRVGIAQAIVNDPSVLLLDEPTAGLDPEQRVEFRELLRELGASATVLVSTHLVEDVTAACTEVTLIAEGRLAYRGTPDSLSALGATADGVGDSPIERGYTAALRAHRESSPLAEATAR, encoded by the coding sequence TTGACCACGATCCAGGTGGCCGGTCTGCGTGTCCGGCACCGCAGAACCGTTGCCCTCGACTCGCTAGACCTCGACTTCGGACCCGGTGTGCACGGCCTGCTCGGTCCGAACGGCGCGGGCAAGACCTCACTGATCCGGGTGCTCGCCACCGTCGCCGCCCCGACCGGCGGCCGGGTGGAGATGCTCGGCGCGGACCTCGGCGACCCCGGCAGGCGGGCCGCAGTCCGCCGCCGACTGGGCTATCTGCCGCAGGAGTTCGGCTACTACCCGGGCTTCACCGTGCGCGAGTTCGTGGCCTACATGGCCTGGCTGAAGGAGATGCCCGCCGCCGACGCCCCGGCCGCCGTCGAGCGCGCGGTCGCCCGGGTCGGGCTCGCCGACCGGATCGACACGAGGATCAGGACGCTGTCCGGCGGCATGATCCGCCGCGTCGGCATCGCCCAGGCCATCGTCAACGACCCAAGCGTGCTGCTGCTGGACGAGCCGACCGCGGGTCTGGATCCGGAGCAGCGCGTGGAGTTCCGCGAGCTGCTGCGCGAACTGGGCGCCTCGGCCACCGTCCTGGTCTCCACGCACTTGGTCGAGGACGTGACCGCGGCCTGCACCGAGGTCACCCTCATCGCCGAGGGCCGCCTCGCCTACCGCGGCACCCCCGACTCCCTGAGCGCCCTCGGCGCCACGGCGGACGGCGTCGGCGACAGCCCCATCGAGCGCGGCTACACCGCGGCCCTGCGCGCCCACCGCGAGTCCTCCCCCCTGGCGGAGGCGACGGCCCGATGA
- a CDS encoding mechanosensitive ion channel family protein: MSLSAVLLAAGSTPSPSPSQTTPAVPSLQEAQESATHAASWVEENWSTWLAISLRVLLILVIAAVLRVVVRRAITKLIDRMNRTVSAVDGTAIGGLLVNVERRRQRSQAIGSVLRSVASFLIMGTAALMILGTFEINLAPLLASAGVAGVAIGFGARNLVTDFLSGVFMILEDQYGVGDSIDAGVASGEVIEVGLRVTKLRGDNGEIWYVRNGEVKRIGNLSQGWSTAGVDVTVRPSEDLDRVKSVIADVAERMSKEEPWNELLWGPIETLGLDSVLLESMVVRVSAKTMPGKALTVERELRWRIKRAFDAAGIQMVGGPLPVEDAAPADPTAGMAAPSAYANTSSPQAQAATPLAPPSVTK, encoded by the coding sequence GTGTCCTTGTCCGCCGTCCTGCTGGCCGCCGGCTCCACTCCGTCCCCGTCTCCTTCACAGACGACACCGGCGGTCCCGTCGCTCCAGGAAGCCCAGGAGAGCGCGACCCACGCCGCGAGCTGGGTCGAGGAGAACTGGTCGACCTGGCTCGCCATCAGCCTTCGGGTCCTGCTGATCCTGGTGATCGCGGCGGTACTGAGAGTGGTGGTGCGGCGGGCGATCACCAAGCTCATAGACCGGATGAACCGCACGGTCTCGGCGGTGGACGGCACGGCGATCGGCGGGCTGCTGGTCAATGTGGAGCGGCGGCGCCAGCGCTCGCAGGCGATCGGCTCGGTACTGCGCTCGGTGGCCAGCTTCCTGATCATGGGCACCGCGGCCCTGATGATCCTGGGCACGTTCGAGATCAATCTCGCCCCGCTGCTGGCCTCTGCCGGTGTCGCGGGCGTGGCGATCGGCTTCGGCGCCCGCAACCTCGTCACCGACTTCCTCTCCGGCGTCTTCATGATCCTGGAGGACCAGTACGGCGTCGGCGACTCGATCGACGCGGGGGTCGCCTCCGGCGAGGTGATCGAGGTGGGCCTGCGGGTGACGAAGCTGCGCGGCGACAACGGCGAGATCTGGTACGTCCGCAACGGCGAGGTCAAGCGGATCGGCAACCTCTCCCAGGGCTGGTCCACGGCCGGGGTCGATGTGACGGTCCGCCCGAGCGAGGACCTGGACCGGGTGAAGAGCGTCATCGCCGACGTCGCCGAGCGGATGAGCAAGGAGGAGCCGTGGAACGAGCTCCTGTGGGGCCCGATCGAGACCCTCGGCCTGGACAGCGTGCTGCTGGAGTCCATGGTGGTCCGGGTCTCGGCGAAGACCATGCCGGGCAAGGCGCTGACCGTGGAGCGCGAGCTGCGCTGGCGGATCAAGCGGGCCTTCGACGCGGCCGGCATCCAGATGGTCGGCGGTCCGCTGCCCGTGGAGGACGCGGCCCCGGCCGACCCGACCGCGGGCATGGCGGCGCCGTCGGCCTACGCCAACACCTCCTCGCCGCAGGCCCAGGCGGCGACGCCGCTCGCGCCGCCGAGCGTGACGAAGTAG
- a CDS encoding zf-HC2 domain-containing protein encodes MTGRHAPDTLIARYTEGTLPDSDACSLEKHLESCTACAVRVSRAVRATGAGPALAEVREAVLGAAPVTAPKPVRVRTPRLLWAAAPAVRGAWLPAVLLVALGAVALAYGAGFAGARPLLLAVAPVVPVAGVALSYGRHADPLHELAASTPSAGLRLVLTRSAVVLAVSLPLLTLAGLLLPSSGAPGAAAWLLPGLALTLAALALGGWLGLRTATAVTGGGWLCAVLAPALAAPDGAVSRHLADQLSAYVGGPATQSGWAAAAALCAALLAARRTAYDRLEPR; translated from the coding sequence ATGACCGGCCGGCACGCGCCCGACACCCTGATCGCCCGCTACACGGAGGGCACGCTCCCGGACTCCGACGCCTGCTCCCTGGAGAAGCACCTGGAGTCCTGCACGGCTTGCGCGGTCCGCGTGTCCCGGGCGGTGCGCGCGACGGGGGCGGGCCCGGCACTGGCGGAGGTGAGAGAGGCGGTGCTGGGGGCAGCGCCGGTCACGGCACCGAAGCCTGTCCGCGTTCGCACCCCCCGCCTCCTCTGGGCCGCCGCCCCCGCCGTGCGCGGTGCCTGGCTGCCCGCCGTCCTGCTCGTGGCGCTCGGGGCGGTGGCGCTGGCGTACGGTGCCGGCTTCGCGGGCGCCCGCCCCCTGCTGCTGGCCGTCGCGCCGGTCGTACCGGTCGCCGGGGTCGCCCTGTCCTACGGCAGACACGCCGATCCGCTGCATGAACTGGCCGCGTCCACACCGTCCGCCGGACTGCGGCTGGTGCTGACCCGCTCGGCGGTCGTGCTGGCGGTGAGCCTGCCGCTGCTGACCCTCGCCGGTCTGCTGCTGCCGTCCTCCGGCGCCCCGGGTGCCGCCGCCTGGCTGCTGCCCGGACTGGCGCTGACGCTGGCCGCGCTGGCCCTCGGCGGCTGGCTCGGGCTGCGCACGGCGACGGCCGTGACCGGCGGCGGCTGGCTGTGCGCCGTCCTCGCACCGGCGCTCGCGGCCCCCGACGGCGCGGTCTCCCGGCACCTGGCGGACCAGCTCTCCGCCTACGTCGGCGGCCCCGCCACCCAGAGCGGCTGGGCGGCGGCAGCGGCCCTGTGCGCCGCTCTGCTGGCCGCCCGCCGCACCGCGTACGACCGCCTCGAACCGCGCTGA